The following coding sequences are from one Luteimonas sp. S4-F44 window:
- the leuB gene encoding 3-isopropylmalate dehydrogenase codes for MHADIVVLPGDGIGPEVTAAAVEVLQAVAHRFGHHFTLHEYLIGGAAIDATGQPLPDATLAAARDADAVLLGAVGGPKWSAPDAPVRPEQGLLAIRKALGLYANLRPVRPHAAAAGASPIKSHLLAGVDLLVVRELTGGIYFGDKTRSETQATDLCRYSVEEVERVVRRACLLARGRRGHVTSVDKANVLETSRLWREVATRVVRDEFPDITLEHQLVDSMAMHLLAKPRAYDVIVTENMFGDILTDEASMLAGSLGLLPSASLGEGCVGMYEPIHGSAPDIAGRGIANPVGTILSAALLLRYSLGLSQEAACIEQAVDAVLDAGVFTADLAPHDAARSTREATDAIVQQLAQASEQAA; via the coding sequence ATGCACGCTGACATCGTCGTACTGCCGGGCGACGGCATCGGCCCGGAAGTGACCGCCGCCGCGGTCGAAGTCCTGCAGGCGGTCGCGCACCGCTTCGGCCACCACTTCACGTTGCACGAGTACCTGATCGGCGGCGCCGCGATCGACGCCACCGGCCAGCCGTTGCCCGATGCCACGCTGGCCGCCGCGCGCGATGCCGATGCGGTGCTGCTGGGCGCGGTGGGCGGCCCCAAGTGGTCGGCGCCCGATGCCCCGGTGCGTCCGGAACAGGGCCTGCTGGCGATCCGCAAAGCGCTCGGCCTGTACGCGAACCTGCGTCCGGTGCGCCCGCATGCTGCGGCCGCGGGCGCTTCGCCGATCAAGTCGCATCTGCTGGCCGGCGTCGACCTGCTGGTCGTGCGCGAGCTCACCGGCGGCATCTACTTCGGCGACAAGACCCGCAGCGAGACACAGGCGACCGACCTGTGCCGGTACTCGGTCGAGGAGGTCGAGCGCGTCGTGCGCCGCGCCTGCCTGCTCGCCCGCGGGCGCCGCGGCCACGTGACCTCGGTCGACAAGGCCAACGTGCTCGAGACCTCGCGACTGTGGCGCGAGGTCGCCACGCGCGTCGTGCGCGACGAGTTCCCCGACATCACCCTCGAGCATCAGCTGGTCGATTCGATGGCGATGCACCTGCTGGCCAAGCCGCGCGCTTATGACGTGATCGTGACCGAGAACATGTTCGGCGACATCCTAACCGACGAGGCCTCGATGCTCGCCGGCTCGCTCGGGCTGCTGCCGTCGGCGTCGCTGGGCGAGGGCTGCGTCGGCATGTACGAGCCGATCCACGGGTCGGCGCCCGACATCGCCGGCCGCGGCATCGCCAACCCGGTCGGCACGATTCTCAGCGCCGCGCTGCTGCTGCGCTACTCGCTGGGCCTGTCACAGGAAGCGGCCTGCATCGAGCAGGCAGTGGACGCGGTGCTCGATGCCGGCGTGTTCACCGCCGACCTCGCGCCGCACGACGCGGCCCGCTCGACACGCGAGGCCACCGACGCGATCGTGCAACAGTTGGCCCAGGCCAGCGAACAGGCTGCATGA
- a CDS encoding carboxymuconolactone decarboxylase family protein, with protein MHVSPAFALFVQQAPEHAKAWRQAADALGAASALDAKTADLAYLAVLAATGNTSGVAFHVQSAKSHGASRQEVLSAVLIGLPAAGAVVIAAVPTALEAFDEQDQ; from the coding sequence ATGCACGTATCGCCCGCATTCGCGTTGTTCGTGCAGCAAGCCCCGGAACACGCCAAGGCCTGGCGCCAGGCGGCCGATGCGTTGGGCGCCGCCAGCGCGCTGGATGCCAAGACTGCGGACCTGGCCTATCTCGCGGTGCTGGCCGCCACCGGCAACACCTCTGGCGTGGCGTTCCACGTCCAGTCGGCCAAATCGCACGGCGCCTCCCGGCAGGAGGTCCTGAGTGCAGTGCTGATCGGCCTGCCCGCCGCAGGCGCAGTGGTTATCGCCGCCGTCCCCACCGCGCTGGAGGCCTTTGATGAGCAAGACCAATAA
- a CDS encoding putative quinol monooxygenase: MYGLIGKMTLASGQRTPVVSALLEGTRAMPGCLSYIVAEDPSDGDAIWVTEVWASQADHQASLALPALQAAIAKARPHITGFGQRIETTPLGGYGLAAAGRTA; encoded by the coding sequence ATGTACGGCTTGATCGGAAAGATGACGCTGGCATCCGGCCAGCGCACGCCCGTGGTGTCGGCGCTATTGGAAGGCACCCGGGCGATGCCCGGTTGCCTGAGCTACATTGTGGCCGAAGACCCGTCCGATGGGGATGCCATCTGGGTTACCGAGGTCTGGGCGAGCCAGGCCGATCATCAGGCATCGCTCGCACTGCCGGCGCTCCAGGCCGCCATCGCGAAGGCGCGGCCGCACATCACCGGATTTGGCCAACGCATCGAGACGACGCCGCTCGGCGGCTATGGGCTCGCAGCCGCGGGCAGAACCGCCTGA
- a CDS encoding AbrB/MazE/SpoVT family DNA-binding domain-containing protein, whose amino-acid sequence MLKLTRIGNSVGVVLPKDILSRLNLEAGDAVYLSESPDGYRLSPYDPEFERQMEVARKVMKRRRAALRELAK is encoded by the coding sequence ATGCTCAAGCTCACCCGGATTGGCAATTCGGTCGGCGTCGTGTTGCCGAAGGACATCCTCTCCCGGCTCAATCTCGAGGCGGGCGATGCGGTCTACCTCAGCGAGTCTCCCGACGGCTATCGCCTCTCGCCCTACGACCCCGAGTTCGAGCGGCAGATGGAGGTCGCGCGCAAGGTGATGAAACGTCGTCGGGCGGCGCTGCGAGAACTGGCGAAGTGA
- a CDS encoding N-acetyltransferase has translation MIRTFAHDDMDAVLDLWLRASIRAHDFVPPDVWQAQREAMRTQYLPAAEVHVFEHAATVAGFCALVEDRLAALFVAPERQGHGIGTALMRHAQRRRTSLVLSVYASNAPSIAFYRARGFSIVGHTVDAATGHAEYAMQWTHPQAPRQTASAAVSFDPAH, from the coding sequence TTGATCAGGACCTTCGCACACGACGACATGGACGCCGTCCTCGACCTCTGGCTGCGGGCGTCCATCCGCGCCCACGACTTCGTGCCGCCCGATGTTTGGCAGGCCCAGCGCGAGGCCATGCGCACCCAGTACCTTCCCGCCGCCGAGGTCCACGTGTTCGAGCACGCGGCGACGGTCGCCGGCTTCTGCGCGTTGGTCGAGGACCGGCTGGCGGCGCTGTTTGTCGCACCGGAGCGACAGGGTCACGGCATCGGCACGGCGCTGATGCGGCATGCCCAGCGGCGCAGAACGAGTCTCGTGCTGTCGGTCTACGCATCGAATGCGCCCAGCATCGCGTTCTACCGCGCGCGGGGTTTCTCGATCGTGGGACACACCGTCGATGCCGCAACCGGCCATGCCGAGTACGCGATGCAATGGACGCATCCCCAAGCACCGCGCCAGACCGCGTCGGCCGCAGTATCGTTCGATCCCGCCCATTGA
- a CDS encoding type II toxin-antitoxin system death-on-curing family toxin, giving the protein MHEDQLAEHGGGVGLRDPGFLDTALAKPQQCLAYGAPPPDLAALAATYAHGIARLHPFIDGNNRTSLVAAETFIDLHGHRLDASDADCVQIWLQVASGDLDDTALAAWIRARLRPVDA; this is encoded by the coding sequence ATGCACGAGGATCAGCTCGCAGAACATGGTGGAGGTGTGGGCCTTCGCGATCCGGGTTTCCTCGACACCGCGCTCGCCAAACCGCAGCAGTGCCTCGCCTATGGGGCGCCGCCTCCCGACCTGGCCGCACTCGCGGCCACCTATGCGCATGGGATCGCCAGGCTGCATCCCTTCATCGACGGCAACAACCGCACGTCCCTCGTCGCAGCGGAAACCTTCATCGATTTGCACGGCCACCGGCTAGACGCGAGCGACGCCGATTGCGTCCAGATCTGGTTGCAAGTCGCCTCCGGCGACCTCGACGATACCGCGCTCGCCGCATGGATCAGGGCGCGCTTGCGACCTGTCGACGCCTGA
- a CDS encoding two-component regulator propeller domain-containing protein: MRSSPPATRPSGAILRLRHVLQLWMRVWLACGLAAAGLPAFAMAGPLDPTYGNALRHYGDAEGLPQVSINAIVQSRDGFLWLGTFGGLVRFDGRDFRVYSSVDHVHGGDHGLGPASNRILSLHEDGQGRLWIGTQDAGIGLFERGRFRHLQVCEGRCQVDRLLPIDDRTLWAQGAQGIYRIDMQSLQAEHFLGARALLASAHLPGEGSVYAGGDDGLWRLGPRGVESVHLPEGHTVRHLAASPGLLWLVTHDRMLYRHRPATGEWTRVRTALPLDTRLGTAGDGRIFLSDDVHGLRMLDDASREHPVPGASTLHAATVHPDGFGNTWIGTPTHGLWRLRPRDVAMLHAPGFGGRAPGRVVEDDGRGGLWLGFGCEGLWYRAPSGEVTRLPLENAMQDACTASLFYDAAHATLWIGSSSGGLGRLRDGRLALAWQWPGAKMLGIWRSRDGTWWAGSSQGVRRLDIDADGTVRAAHAIQGVADVNVARLADAHAGGIWVVGDRGVFRVRDDVVVEQWTAADGLPAFARAVHDGEDGLWVGTYGGGLVHIHEGRMRRYTTADGLADDTVSCILSDRRGRFWMAGNAGLSVLLVRPIDASGPRLRTIGAAEGLDPVEFNGVTFSACHIDAQGNKAFAMMRGFGWVEPGRLDVAARRPPTPYVDRVTLSGQPLDPYALPTLGVDAANLEIVVGVIGLADPERTRMRYRVGDGAQWVEAEAGRSVLLPDVPWGELRFEAQARYLDGGWSAPVTLRFLRPIPWYRRDWIWLAASLAGLLCLLWATRERRGDEGDYDALVERARARLRDGRTIG, encoded by the coding sequence TCGCGATGGCCGGCCCGCTCGATCCGACCTACGGCAATGCATTGCGCCACTACGGCGATGCCGAGGGTCTGCCGCAGGTCAGCATCAACGCCATCGTGCAAAGTCGCGACGGGTTCCTGTGGTTGGGGACCTTCGGCGGGCTGGTGCGGTTCGACGGGCGCGACTTTCGCGTCTACAGCTCGGTCGACCACGTTCACGGTGGCGACCACGGCCTGGGCCCGGCGAGCAATCGCATTCTGTCGCTGCACGAGGACGGCCAGGGCCGGCTGTGGATCGGCACCCAGGACGCGGGCATCGGTCTGTTCGAGCGCGGCCGATTCCGGCATCTGCAGGTGTGCGAGGGGCGCTGCCAAGTTGATCGCCTGCTGCCTATCGACGACCGCACACTCTGGGCGCAGGGCGCGCAGGGGATCTACCGGATCGACATGCAATCGCTGCAGGCCGAACACTTTCTCGGCGCCCGGGCGCTGCTGGCGTCGGCGCATCTGCCGGGTGAGGGCAGCGTCTATGCCGGTGGCGACGACGGCCTGTGGCGGCTGGGCCCGCGCGGCGTCGAGTCCGTGCACCTGCCCGAAGGGCACACCGTGCGCCACCTGGCCGCCTCGCCAGGGCTGTTGTGGCTGGTCACCCACGACCGGATGCTGTATCGCCATCGGCCGGCGACGGGCGAGTGGACGCGTGTGCGCACCGCGCTGCCCCTCGACACCCGGCTGGGGACGGCGGGCGACGGCCGCATCTTTCTATCCGACGATGTCCACGGACTGCGCATGCTCGATGACGCGAGCCGGGAGCATCCCGTGCCGGGCGCCTCGACGCTGCATGCGGCGACCGTGCATCCCGACGGCTTTGGCAATACCTGGATCGGGACGCCGACGCACGGCCTGTGGCGGCTGCGGCCGCGCGATGTGGCGATGCTGCATGCGCCCGGATTCGGCGGCCGGGCGCCCGGCCGGGTGGTCGAGGACGATGGGCGCGGTGGTCTGTGGCTGGGCTTCGGTTGCGAAGGGTTGTGGTATCGGGCGCCCTCGGGCGAGGTCACACGCCTGCCGCTCGAGAACGCGATGCAGGATGCGTGCACCGCGAGTCTGTTCTACGACGCTGCGCACGCCACGCTGTGGATCGGCAGCTCGTCCGGCGGTCTGGGCCGGTTGCGCGACGGTCGTCTGGCGTTGGCCTGGCAGTGGCCCGGCGCCAAGATGCTGGGCATCTGGCGGTCGCGCGACGGCACCTGGTGGGCGGGGTCGTCGCAGGGCGTACGTCGGCTGGACATCGACGCGGACGGCACGGTGCGGGCGGCGCACGCGATTCAGGGGGTCGCCGACGTCAATGTCGCCCGCCTGGCCGATGCGCATGCCGGTGGCATCTGGGTGGTGGGCGATCGGGGCGTGTTCCGGGTGCGCGACGATGTCGTCGTCGAGCAGTGGACCGCGGCAGACGGCCTGCCGGCGTTCGCGCGCGCCGTGCACGACGGCGAAGACGGCCTGTGGGTCGGTACCTACGGCGGTGGGCTGGTGCACATCCACGAGGGTCGGATGCGGCGCTACACCACGGCTGACGGGCTGGCCGACGATACGGTGTCGTGCATCCTGAGCGATCGTCGCGGCCGGTTCTGGATGGCCGGCAATGCGGGATTGTCCGTGCTGCTCGTGCGTCCGATCGACGCGAGCGGTCCGCGCCTGCGCACGATCGGCGCGGCCGAGGGCCTCGATCCGGTGGAGTTCAACGGGGTCACGTTCTCCGCCTGCCACATCGATGCCCAGGGCAACAAGGCGTTCGCGATGATGCGCGGCTTCGGCTGGGTCGAGCCGGGCCGCCTGGATGTCGCCGCCCGCCGTCCGCCGACACCCTACGTCGACCGGGTCACGCTGTCTGGGCAGCCACTCGACCCATACGCGCTGCCGACGCTGGGCGTGGATGCCGCGAACCTGGAGATCGTGGTCGGCGTCATCGGTCTGGCTGATCCCGAGCGCACCCGCATGCGCTACCGCGTCGGCGATGGTGCGCAGTGGGTGGAGGCCGAGGCGGGGCGCAGCGTGCTGTTGCCCGATGTGCCCTGGGGCGAACTGCGGTTCGAGGCGCAGGCGCGCTACCTCGACGGCGGATGGTCGGCGCCGGTGACGCTGCGCTTCCTGCGTCCGATTCCTTGGTACCGCCGCGACTGGATCTGGCTGGCCGCGAGCCTGGCGGGCCTGTTGTGCCTGTTGTGGGCCACGCGTGAGCGGCGCGGGGACGAGGGCGACTACGATGCGCTTGTCGAGCGTGCCCGGGCCCGGCTCAGGGACGGGCGTACGATCGGCTGA
- the leuD gene encoding 3-isopropylmalate dehydratase small subunit, which translates to MPASSRIVSASVVLAQTNIDTDQIIPARFLSTTERQGLGRHAFNDWRWREDGAPNPDFAFNQPHNAGREILLAGRNFGCGSSREHAPWALRDLGLRVVVSSEIADIFRNNALKNGLLAVVLPEAVVQDLMSRPDDVLNVDIDACELRTPGGAVHRFPLDAFARTCLLEGVDEMGYLLARSAEIRSYEERHHAR; encoded by the coding sequence ATGCCTGCCAGTTCCCGGATCGTGTCGGCCAGCGTCGTGCTGGCCCAGACCAACATCGACACCGATCAGATCATTCCCGCGCGCTTTCTGTCGACCACAGAGCGCCAGGGCCTGGGCCGGCACGCCTTCAACGACTGGCGCTGGCGCGAGGACGGCGCGCCCAATCCGGACTTCGCGTTCAACCAGCCACACAACGCCGGCCGCGAGATCCTGCTGGCCGGGCGCAACTTCGGCTGCGGCTCCTCGCGCGAACACGCGCCGTGGGCGCTGCGCGACCTGGGCTTGCGCGTGGTCGTGAGCAGCGAAATCGCCGACATCTTCCGCAACAACGCGCTCAAGAACGGCCTGCTGGCGGTGGTGCTGCCCGAAGCGGTTGTCCAGGACCTGATGTCGCGGCCCGACGACGTGCTGAACGTCGACATCGACGCCTGCGAACTGCGGACGCCGGGTGGCGCCGTCCATCGTTTCCCGCTCGACGCGTTCGCGCGCACCTGCCTGCTCGAGGGCGTCGACGAGATGGGCTACCTGCTGGCGCGCAGCGCCGAGATCCGATCCTACGAGGAGCGCCACCATGCACGCTGA
- a CDS encoding ATP-binding protein has translation MPLRRHPVQRAVAAVLIAAGLVLLGLSYARYGLAAQSGSVMLSILPLLFAGLLLGRRGLWAAATAYLAILLLGARTDMQHLTPHVHGWREFASYLLQPVLANAIVALILDRLILKSDIAARRNRELTLICRHLELEIRDKETSQAQLLQSQRIDALGKLAGNVAHDFNNLLGVILGFAQRGLDHRVLDDETRHCLQRIEAAARRGRTLTSKLLTLVRNDAALHEIFDANRVLDDLQPMLQSIAGQSVEAQTALCDGAAWVRMDRAEFEAAVLNLAKNAVDAMPGGGRMTLTTELEPTEVHLQLEDTGHGMSAQTRARIFEPFFTTKPRERGSGIGLAMVHRIVTEAGGTIDCDSAPGAGARFVLKLPLQAGPSGAAAAAA, from the coding sequence ATGCCGCTCCGTCGCCACCCTGTCCAACGTGCGGTCGCCGCCGTTCTCATCGCCGCCGGTCTGGTCCTGCTCGGCCTGAGCTATGCCCGCTATGGGCTGGCGGCGCAGTCGGGCAGCGTGATGCTCAGCATCCTGCCGCTGCTGTTCGCCGGTCTGCTGCTCGGACGTCGCGGATTGTGGGCGGCGGCGACCGCCTACCTGGCGATCCTGCTGCTCGGCGCCCGGACGGACATGCAGCACCTCACGCCACATGTCCATGGATGGCGCGAGTTCGCCTCGTACCTGCTGCAGCCGGTGCTGGCCAATGCGATCGTCGCGCTGATTCTAGACCGGTTGATCCTCAAGTCCGACATCGCGGCCCGACGCAACCGCGAGTTGACGCTGATCTGTCGGCACCTCGAGCTCGAGATCCGCGACAAGGAAACCTCGCAGGCACAGTTGCTGCAATCCCAGCGTATTGATGCCTTGGGCAAGCTCGCCGGCAACGTCGCCCACGACTTCAACAATCTGCTCGGTGTGATACTGGGATTCGCGCAGCGCGGACTCGACCATCGCGTGCTCGACGACGAAACAAGGCACTGTCTGCAGCGGATCGAGGCCGCAGCGCGCCGGGGCCGGACCTTGACCTCGAAACTGCTGACGCTGGTGCGCAACGATGCGGCGCTGCACGAAATCTTCGATGCGAATCGCGTGCTCGACGATCTACAGCCGATGCTGCAGTCGATCGCAGGCCAGAGCGTCGAGGCCCAGACCGCGCTATGCGATGGCGCGGCGTGGGTCCGCATGGACCGCGCCGAGTTCGAGGCGGCGGTGCTCAATCTCGCCAAGAACGCGGTCGATGCGATGCCCGGCGGCGGCCGGATGACACTCACGACCGAGCTCGAGCCGACCGAGGTACACCTGCAACTGGAGGACACCGGCCACGGTATGTCGGCGCAGACGCGGGCGCGGATCTTCGAACCCTTCTTCACCACCAAGCCGCGCGAGCGCGGATCGGGCATCGGCCTGGCGATGGTGCACCGGATCGTGACCGAGGCCGGGGGCACAATCGACTGCGACAGTGCCCCAGGAGCCGGCGCCCGGTTCGTCCTGAAACTACCGCTTCAGGCCGGCCCCTCAGGCGCTGCCGCCGCGGCGGCGTAG
- the gdhA gene encoding NADP-specific glutamate dehydrogenase — MSGGDAELDAFLRTVAARDPHQPEYLQAVREVMASLWPFLERHPHYRDQALLERLVEPERVVQFRVPWVDDRGRVQVNRAWRVQHSAAIGPFKGGMRFHPSVNLSILKFLAFEQTFKNALTTLPMGGGKGGSDFDPKGRSDGEVMRFCQALIAELHRHLGPDTDVPAGDIGVGAREIGFMAGYLKKLANHAGCVFTGKGLSYGGSLMRPEATGYGTVYFVEQMLHHARRDTDGARVLVSGAGNVAQYAALKAIELGGRVLTFSDSGGTLYAKAGFDSEAVEALMALKNQRRGRLAELADDPRFDYLEGRRPWHIPAEIALPCATQNELDEADARRLIDNGVVCVAEGANMPCTLEAVDTFQAAGTLYAPGKASNAGGVATSGLEMSQNALRLAWHHAEVDERLHAIMKDIHGHCVRHGKRADGRVDYVAGANIAGFIKIADAMLAQGVI; from the coding sequence ATGAGCGGCGGCGACGCCGAACTCGACGCGTTCCTGCGGACGGTTGCGGCGCGCGATCCGCACCAGCCCGAGTATCTGCAGGCCGTGCGCGAAGTCATGGCCAGCCTGTGGCCGTTCCTGGAACGCCACCCGCACTACCGCGACCAGGCGCTGCTCGAGCGCCTGGTCGAACCCGAGCGCGTGGTGCAGTTCCGCGTGCCCTGGGTCGACGATCGCGGCCGCGTGCAGGTCAACCGCGCCTGGCGCGTGCAGCACAGCGCGGCGATCGGCCCGTTCAAGGGCGGCATGCGCTTCCATCCGTCCGTGAACCTGTCGATCCTGAAGTTCCTCGCCTTCGAGCAGACCTTCAAGAACGCGCTGACCACATTGCCGATGGGCGGTGGCAAGGGCGGCTCGGACTTCGACCCCAAGGGGCGCAGCGACGGCGAGGTGATGCGCTTCTGCCAGGCGCTGATCGCCGAGCTCCATCGCCACCTGGGCCCGGACACCGACGTGCCGGCTGGCGACATCGGCGTGGGCGCGCGCGAGATCGGCTTCATGGCCGGCTATCTCAAGAAGCTCGCCAACCACGCCGGCTGCGTGTTCACCGGCAAGGGGCTGAGCTATGGCGGCAGCCTGATGCGCCCGGAGGCCACCGGTTACGGCACCGTGTACTTCGTCGAACAGATGCTGCACCACGCACGCCGCGACACCGACGGGGCGCGCGTGCTGGTCTCGGGCGCCGGCAATGTCGCCCAGTACGCCGCGCTCAAGGCCATCGAGCTCGGCGGACGCGTGCTGACCTTCTCCGACTCGGGCGGCACGCTGTACGCGAAAGCAGGTTTCGACAGCGAGGCGGTCGAGGCGCTGATGGCGCTGAAGAACCAGCGCCGCGGCCGGCTGGCCGAACTGGCCGACGACCCGCGTTTCGACTACCTCGAAGGCCGGCGCCCCTGGCACATTCCGGCCGAAATCGCCCTACCCTGCGCCACCCAGAACGAACTCGACGAAGCCGATGCGCGCAGGCTGATCGACAACGGCGTGGTGTGCGTGGCCGAAGGCGCGAACATGCCGTGCACGCTCGAAGCAGTGGACACCTTCCAGGCCGCCGGCACGCTGTACGCGCCGGGCAAGGCCAGCAACGCCGGCGGGGTCGCGACTTCGGGCCTGGAGATGAGCCAGAACGCACTGCGCCTGGCCTGGCACCACGCCGAGGTCGACGAGCGCCTGCACGCCATCATGAAGGACATCCACGGCCACTGCGTCCGCCACGGCAAGCGCGCCGACGGCCGCGTCGACTACGTTGCCGGGGCCAACATTGCCGGTTTCATCAAGATCGCCGATGCGATGCTCGCCCAGGGCGTCATCTGA
- the ilvD gene encoding dihydroxy-acid dehydratase: MPDYRSRTSTFGRNMAGARALWRATGMTDGDFHKPIVAIANSFTQFVPGHVHLKDMGQLVAREVERVGGVAKEFNTIAVDDGIAMGHDGMLYSLPSRELIADAVEYMVNAHCADALVCISNCDKITPGMLMAALRLDIPVVFVSGGPMEAGKTRLADHKLDLVDAMVLAADPAASDEQVAAVERSACPTCGSCSGMFTANSMNCLTEALGLSLPGNGTLLATHADREQLFLQAARTAVELCHRWYGGEDPTALPRGIATFEAFENAMTLDIAMGGSTNTILHLLAAAQEAGVNFTMADIDRLSRRVPQLCKVAPNAPDYHVEDVHRAGGVPAILAELARGGLLHTEVATVHARTLGDALAAWDVATVQDEKVHTFFRAGPAGIPTQTAFSQATRWPTLDLDRAQGCIRDLAHAYSQEGGLAVLAGNLAADGCVVKTAGVDAAIHVFEGPARVYESQDAAVAGILGDEVQPGDVVVIRYEGPKGGPGMQEMLYPTSYLKSKGLGKRCALLTDGRFSGGTSGLSIGHVSPEAAAGGTIALVRDGDRIRIDIPSRAIDLCVATEELAARRTAQQALGWKPAQPRRRKVTAALKAYALLATSADKGAVRNLALLGD; the protein is encoded by the coding sequence ATGCCCGATTACCGCTCCCGCACCTCCACCTTTGGTCGCAACATGGCCGGCGCGCGCGCGCTATGGCGCGCGACCGGCATGACCGACGGCGACTTCCACAAGCCGATCGTCGCGATCGCCAACTCGTTCACCCAGTTCGTGCCCGGCCATGTGCATCTCAAGGACATGGGCCAGCTGGTCGCACGCGAGGTCGAGCGCGTGGGCGGGGTCGCCAAGGAGTTCAACACCATCGCCGTCGACGACGGCATCGCGATGGGTCACGACGGCATGCTCTACTCGCTGCCGAGCCGTGAACTGATCGCCGACGCGGTCGAGTACATGGTCAACGCACACTGCGCCGATGCGCTGGTGTGCATCTCTAACTGCGACAAGATCACCCCAGGCATGCTGATGGCCGCATTGCGGCTGGACATCCCGGTGGTGTTCGTCTCGGGCGGGCCGATGGAAGCGGGCAAGACCAGGCTCGCCGATCACAAGCTCGACCTGGTCGACGCGATGGTGCTGGCCGCCGACCCCGCCGCCAGCGACGAGCAGGTCGCCGCGGTCGAACGCAGCGCCTGCCCGACCTGCGGCTCGTGCTCGGGCATGTTCACCGCCAACTCGATGAACTGCCTGACCGAGGCGCTGGGCCTGTCGCTGCCTGGCAACGGCACGCTGTTGGCCACCCACGCCGACCGCGAGCAGTTGTTTCTGCAAGCCGCGCGCACCGCGGTCGAGCTGTGCCACCGCTGGTATGGCGGTGAAGACCCGACCGCGCTGCCGCGTGGCATCGCCACGTTCGAGGCGTTCGAGAATGCGATGACGCTCGACATCGCGATGGGCGGCTCGACCAACACCATCCTGCATCTGCTGGCCGCCGCCCAGGAAGCCGGCGTCAATTTCACGATGGCCGACATCGACCGGCTCTCGCGGCGTGTGCCGCAGCTATGCAAGGTCGCGCCCAACGCGCCCGACTACCACGTCGAGGACGTGCACCGCGCCGGTGGCGTGCCGGCGATCCTGGCCGAACTCGCGCGCGGCGGCCTGCTGCACACCGAGGTCGCGACCGTGCACGCCAGGACGCTCGGCGATGCGCTCGCAGCGTGGGATGTCGCCACTGTGCAGGACGAGAAAGTGCACACGTTCTTTCGCGCCGGCCCGGCCGGCATCCCCACGCAGACCGCTTTCAGCCAGGCCACGCGCTGGCCCACGCTCGACCTCGACCGCGCCCAGGGCTGCATCCGCGACCTCGCGCACGCGTACTCGCAGGAAGGCGGCCTGGCCGTGCTCGCCGGCAACCTTGCCGCCGACGGCTGCGTGGTCAAGACCGCCGGTGTCGATGCCGCGATCCACGTGTTCGAGGGCCCGGCGCGCGTGTACGAAAGCCAGGACGCCGCGGTCGCCGGCATCCTCGGCGACGAGGTGCAGCCCGGCGACGTGGTGGTGATCCGCTACGAAGGGCCCAAAGGCGGCCCGGGCATGCAGGAGATGCTGTATCCGACCAGCTACCTGAAATCCAAGGGCCTGGGCAAGCGCTGCGCACTGCTGACCGACGGTCGTTTCTCCGGCGGCACCTCCGGCCTGTCGATCGGCCACGTCTCGCCCGAGGCCGCCGCCGGCGGCACGATCGCCCTGGTCCGCGACGGCGACCGCATCCGCATTGATATTCCCAGCCGTGCCATCGATCTGTGCGTCGCCACCGAGGAACTCGCTGCGCGCCGTACCGCACAACAGGCCCTCGGCTGGAAGCCGGCCCAGCCACGCCGCCGCAAGGTCACCGCCGCACTCAAGGCGTACGCGCTGCTGGCGACCAGCGCGGACAAGGGCGCGGTTCGCAATCTAGCGCTGCTGGGCGACTGA